One Astatotilapia calliptera chromosome 1, fAstCal1.2, whole genome shotgun sequence DNA segment encodes these proteins:
- the LOC113024243 gene encoding uncharacterized protein LOC113024243 isoform X2, with product MRRRSVAQQKLPQRKENQKRKEREMYTFDESFKAKKRNSSRKSNDPNHRQKKRVYKNNLYKVNATYREKQTEHLRKIYKERDDFKEKQKEQMKRLYRESAKIREKKRECVIRTYKDNPIFREKQKERIRRTYRESSIFREKQKERIRRTYRSSVEFREKHKAYMRSYVYNLYKESEEFKKKKRSYMTKRYGEEKRFQQQHKDNMRERMRVKYWNGFSFRQMHNIRCAMNIKRKYRQMHRPAESLQCHPDNSLMNEAISRFRSNIKSAPSYVCTVCLKASFPNQVKICKRENYSKHQIVAHQCLTGKFVHVCDEACHDHCSFPVERKKEYICHTCHSSLKSGCMPRLAAVNGLELQDIPAELCDLNILERHLIAKCIPFAKIIPLPKGRQRLIRGNVVCVPSEVQQTVDYLPRLRSQSQIMRVKLKRRLCYKGHQLFQTVTWSKLIQALRKLKQIHPQYTDIIIRDDALLCDPTLPDDDSSDEASMGSDDYDEADLMEIDNYEKDALLCESESQSDQAINMQSCDEQPEEQNPDEPESDLNNGGFALESCLQPVDISEEILCFTDNTYCVAPAERNNPVSFFRTPHLEAMAFPVQFPTGQNTLDEKRRLKLTPSAYFKSRLFNIDARFAKDTNYLFFSQFVTEIHLANSSMTIQLRKGKTMTKDGRKITSGMLQSKTEVEKLVRNKDAIRFMQPLRGTPAYWQKTTRDLFSMVRQIGTPQFFVTFSAAEMRWPEVIQAIKRQQGEEVDFEALDWSEKCEILRSNPVTTMRMFDKRVEALFRDLLFSPAQPLGEIIDYFYRVEFQHRGSPHIHMLLWIREKVEADVDDDQTVCDFVDRYISAQLPDPEKQPELHKKVTELQKHSKNHTKTCFKSVNSGCRFGFPKPPATRTMIVRQDEDSDTEAAKAKLRPLLNLLKEPEAASLTIEQILSRCNLTMNEYEQCLQDINKKTALILKRDPNECWINNYNPDLLEAWNSNLDVSFILNAYSCIEYLCKYITKKESGLSEYLKTVIDNSDKNTVNECDEMRAVMQAYSKKREISAQECVTRVCGLKMKKCSRSVVFVPTDDNPVKMSRPMSFLESTTHDSCNIWMTSLSDKYKCRPETPEYEEMSLADFAALCRLVSGPNEGKDVLPLLNQLGFVQRRKNDKPAIIRYYHCSQEKDPEQYYGRLLRLYLPHRSEQELKPQGFQTYQSFYNSGFVRLPCSDHSESVKRVVKRNKDKYEKNSEDIESALEEFEQNRDVVIDEWCNLAPESEVVRLQCDENLPERHSDDENEQENVPDYSRQSDAVTKIRAVREQPAVDPAVVRVMYQNLNQKQACVFYAIRDWCIQRVCGLNPDPFFFYINGGAGTGKSHLIKCIHSEASKILSRLPANAEEADISNPTVLLTSFTGTAAFSINGSTLHSLLKLPRSLKPPIQGLGNQLDEVRSELMNAEIIVIDEISMVSKPLFAYVDARLKQIKGTQRPFGGMSVLAVGDFYQLPPVRQSKPLCVYDPEQIDLWQEHFQMITLTEIMRQKDDVAFAEMLNRIRVKEKTDELSQCDRDLLSQAVTAPEECPTEVLHIYATNKNVESHNTDTLKKLHSNIIIINADDFQKDKCTGRMERRDKPFTGGRNDLPDTLNVAEGARVMLTRNLDTLNGLVNGAFGILVKVVRSENDGHIIKLGLRMDNRQPMRHNRSANAASDDLVYIERAEESLKFKGAVRRQFPVKLAFACTIHKTQGLTTQTAVVSMKNIFEPGMAYVALSRVTSLSGLYLQDLDEKKIYANPEVTAALQTMRQASVEEMMPLLQVRETASRLDTLTLIHHNTEGLPSHISDIKSHHEMCLADVLCLTESHLQGSFVADSLHLDGYTMFKRNRHVSYTNFPHMASRSGGGVVVYLRNHFQVQVKQYLHNVTDLEFLVLKVQAPFPALIAVVYRPPDYSLTPFMQNLVSLLDSLEIMDCHPIIVCGDFNENQLQSGRKQILEQFQSRGYSQLITSGTTDKNTLLDLIFISQPQLCRYSGVLRSYYSYHNPVFCVLSLSQS from the exons ATGAGGAGAAGGTCAGTGGCCCAACAGAAATTAccacaaagaaaggaaaatcaGAAAAGGAAGGAAAGGGAGATGTACACTTTTGATGAAAGCTTtaaggcaaagaaaagaaattccagTAGAAAGTCTAATGATCCaaatcacagacagaaaaagagagtaTACAAAAATAATCTGTATAAAGTAAATGCTACATATagagagaaacagacagaaCATTTGAGAAAGATCTATAAAGAAAGAGATGATtttaaggaaaaacagaaggagcAAATGAAAAGGCTGTATAGAGAAAGTGCTAAaattagagagaaaaaaagggaatGTGTCATAAGGACATACAAAGACAATCCTATATTCcgagaaaagcagaaagaacGTATAAGAAGAACATATAGAGAGTCTTCTATATTCcgagaaaagcagaaagaacGTATAAGAAGAAC ATATAGAAGTTCTGTTGAATTCAGAGAGAAACATAAAGCTTACATGAGGTCATATGTATATAACCTATATAAAGAAAGCgaagaatttaaaaagaaaaaacgatcTTACATGACTAAGCGGTATGGAGAAGAAAAACGATTTCAGCAACAACACAAGGACAATATGAGAGAACGAATGAGAGTAAAATATTGGAAcggtttttctttcagacagaTGCATAATATCAGATGTGCAATGAATATAAAACGGAAATATCGCCAGATGCATCGACCAGCTGAGAGTTTACAGTGTCATCCAGATAACAGTTTAATGAATGAGGCCATATCTCGTTTCAGATCCAACATTAAGTCAGCACCATCTTATGTTTGTACTGTTTGTCTAAAAGCTTCTTTTCCTAATCAGGTGAAAATCTGCAAAAGAGAAAATTACTCAAAACACCAAATTGTAGCTCATCAGTGCCTAACTGGTAAATTTGTTCATGTGTGTGATGAAGCATGTCATGATCACTGCAGCTttcctgttgagagaaaaaaagagtataTCTGTCACACATGTCACAGTTCCCTCAAAAGTGGATGCATGCCCAGACTTGCTGCTGTCAACGGTTTAGAACTGCAGGATATTCCAGCTGAACTGTGCGATCTCAACATTCTGGAGAGACATCTGATTGCCAAATGCATACCATTTGCAAAGATTATTCCTCTTCCAAAGGGCAGACAAAGACTCATACGTGGTAATGTGGTGTGTGTACCATCTGAAGTCCAACAAACAGTTGACTATCTACCTCGGCTCAGAAGCCAATCACAGATCATGAGGGTGAAATTGAAAAGACGACTGTGCTACAAAGGCCATCAGCTGTTCCAGACTGTCACCTGGTCTAAACTGATCCAAGCCCTGCGTAAACTCAAACAGATTCACCCACAGTACACAGATATTATTATCAGAGATGATGCATTGCTTTGTGATCCAACATTACCTGATGATGACAGCAGTGATGAAGCCAGCATGGGAAGTGATGATTATGATGAAGCAGATTTAATGGAAATTGACAACTATGAAAAAGATGCCCTTTTGTGTGAAAGTGAGTCTCAAAGTGACCAAGCTATTAATATGCAATCCTGTGATGAACAACCAGAGGAACAAAATCCAGATGAACCAGAAAGTGATTTGAACAATGGAGGTTTTGCTCTAGAAAGTTGTCTGCAGCCTGTTGACATTTCAGAAGAGATTCTCTGTTTCACTGATAACACATATTGTGTGGCTCCTGCAGAAAGAAACAATCCTGTTAGCTTCTTCAGAACTCCTCATTTGGAAGCCATGGCATTTCCTGTGCAGTTTCCTACCGGTCAGAATACACTGGATGAAAAGAGACGTCTTAAACTCACACCAAGTGCTTACTTCAAGTCAAGGCTTTTCAACATTGATGCAAGATTTGCTAAAGACACAAATTACCTGTTTTTCTCACAGTTTGTCACTGAAATACACTTGGCTAATTCCAGCATGACAATACAGCTAAGGAAAGGTAAAACTATGACCAAAGATGGACGCAAAATCACATCAGGAATGTTACAAAGTAAGACAGAAGTAGAGAAGCTGGTAAGAAATAAAGATGCAATCAGATTTATGCAGCCACTCAGAGGAACTCCAGCTTACTGGCAGAAAACTACCAGAGATCTATTCAGCATGGTTCGCCAAATAGGAACACCTCAGTTCTTTGTCACTTTCTCTGCTGCTGAGATGAGATGGCCTGAAGTGATTCAAGCAATAAAGAGACAGCAAGGTGAAGAGGTTGATTTTGAAGCCCTGGACTGGTCAGAAAAGTGTGAAATTCTAAGATCAAATCCAGTAACCACCATGCGGATGTTTGATAAGCGTGTTGAGGCTTTGTTCAGAGATTTGCTTTTTTCTCCTGCACAGCCCCTTGGTGAGATCATTGATTACTTTTACAGAGTTGAGTTCCAGCACAGAGGTAGTCCACATATACACATGTTGCTGTGGATTCGAGAAAAGGTAGAAGCAGATGTGGATGATGACCAAACTGTCTGTGACTTTGTTGACAGATACATCTCAGCTCAACTCCCTGATCCAGAAAAACAACCTGAACTGCACAAAAAAGTCACTGAGCTACAAAAGCACAGCAAAAACCACACAAAGACATGCTTTAAGAGTGTGAACTCTGGTTGTAGATTTGGGTTTCCCAAACCACCAGCCACAAGAACAATGATTGTGAGACAGGATGAGGATTCAGACACTGAAGCTGCAAAAGCCAAACTCAGACCTTTGTTGAACCTGCTGAAGGAACCTGAAGCTGCTTCCCTCACCATAGAGCAGATTCTGTCACGATGCAACTTAACAATGAATGAGTATGAACAATGCCTCCAAGacataaacaagaaaacagctcTGATTCTGAAACGTGACCCAAATGAGTGTTGGATCAACAATTACAACCCAGACCTGCTTGAAGCCTGGAACTCTAATTTAGATGTCTCATTCATTTTGAATGCCTATTCATGTATAGAATACCTCTGTAAATATATAACAAAGAAAGAATCTGGCCTCTCTGAATACCTGAAGACAGTTATTGACAACTCTGATAAGAACACCGTCAATGAGTGTGATGAAATGAGAGCTGTGATGCAAGCTTactcaaaaaagagagaaatcagCGCACAGGAGTGTGTGACTCGAGTCTGTGgcctaaaaatgaaaaaatgttccCGCAGTGTTGTATTTGTACCAACAGATGATAACCCAGTAAAAATGAGTCGGCCCATGAGCTTCCTGGAAAGCACAACACACGACAGTTGTAATATTTGGATGACAAGTTTGAGTGATAAATACAAATGCAGACCTGAGACCCCAGAATATGAGGAAATGTCACTGGCTGATTTTGCTGCCTTGTGCAGGTTGGTGAGTGGTCCAAATGAAGGAAAAGATGTGCTTCCTCTTCTAAACCAGCTTGGATTTGTACAAAGGCGAAAGAATGATAAACCAGCTATAATCAGATATTACCACTGTTCACAGGAAAAAGATCCTGAGCAATATTATGGTCGACTGTTGAGACTTTACCTTCCACACAGATCAGAGCAGGAACTGAAACCACAAGGGTTCCAAACCTATCAGTCCTTCTACAACTCAGGTTTTGTACGACTTCCATGTTCAGACCACAGTGAGTCTGTGAAAAGGGTtgtgaaaagaaataaagacaagTATGAGAAGAACTCTGAGGATATTGAGAGTGCACTGGAAGAGTTTGAACAAAATAGGGATGTTGTGATTGATGAATGGTGTAATCTGGCTCCTGAATCTGAAGTTGTGAGGCTGCAATGTGATGAGAATCTTCCTGAGAGACATTCTGATGATGAGAACGAACAGGAGAATGTCCCCGACTACAGTCGTCAGTCTGATGCTGTAACAAAGATCAGAGCCGTCAGAGAACAACCTGCAGTAGATCCAGCCGTGGTACGTGTAATGTATCAGAATCTGAACCAGAAGCAGGCCTGCGTGTTCTATGCCATAAGAGACTGGTGTATTCAGCGAGTTTGTGGTTTGAACCCAGATCCATTTTTCTTCTATATCAATGGTGGTGCAGGAACTGGAAAGTCACATCTGATTAAGTGTATTCATTCTGAAGCATCAAAGATCCTGAGCAGACTGCCTGCTAATGCAGAAGAAGCTGACATATCAAATCCAACTGTTTTACTGACTTCATTTACCGGGACAGCAGCTTTTTCTATCAATGGCTCTACGTTACATTCTCTACTGAAACTACCCAGGAGTCTGAAACCACCCATTCAAGGACTTGGTAACCAACTGGATGAAGTCAGATCTGAGCTGATGAATGCTGAAATTATTGTTATTGATGAGATTTCAATGGTTTCAAAACCCCTTTTTGCTTATGTGGATGCAAGACTGAAACAAATCAAAGGCACTCAGAGACCTTTTGGTGGAATGTCAGTTTTAGCTGTTGGAGATTTTTACCAGCTGCCACCAGTGCGACAGTCTAAACCTCTCTGTGTTTACGATCCAGAACAGATTGACCTATGGCaggaacattttcagatgaTCACTCTAACCGAGATCATGCGTCAGAAAGATGATGTGGCCTTTGCAGAGATGCTGAACAGGATTAGagtcaaagaaaagacagatgAGCTTTCTCAGTGCGACAGAGATTTGTTGTCACAGGCTGTGACTGCACCAGAAGAATGTCCAACTGAGGTCTTACACATTTATGCCACCAACAAGAATGTGGAATCCCACAACACAGATACCCTGAAGAAGCTTCATTCAAACATCATAATCATCAATGCAGACGATTTCCAGAAGGATAAATGTACAGGCAGAATGGAACGAAGAGACAAACCATTTACAGGTGGGCGAAATGATTTACCTGACACTCTGAATGTTGCTGAAGGAGCTCGAGTCATGCTGACCAGAAACTTGGACACACTAAACGGTTTGGTCAACGGTGCTTTTGGTATACTGGTAAAGGTGGtgagatctgaaaatgatggacACATAATTAAACTGGGGCTCAGGATGGACAACCGGCAGCCTATGAGACACAACCGCAGTGCTAATGCAGCTTCTGATGATCTTGTTTACAttgagagagcagaggagagtctGAAGTTTAAAGGAGCAGTACGCAGACAGTTTCCTGTAAAGCTAGCATTCGCTTGCACAATTCACAAAACTCAGGGTCTTACAACACAGACAGCTGTAGTTTCAATGAAGAACATTTTTGAACCAGGTATGGCTTACGTTGCTCTCAGCAGGGTGACGTCTCTCAGTGGACTCTATTTGCAGGACTTGGATGAGAAAAAGATTTACGCCAATCCCGAGGTAACTGCAGCGCTCCAAACCATGAGACAAGCCAGTGTTGAGGAAATGATGCCTCTTCTTCAGGTCAGAGAAACAGCCAGCAGACTTGACACTCTTACACTGATCCATCACAATACGGAGGGTTTGCCATCTCACATCAGTGACATCAAGAGTCATCATGAAATGTGTTTAGCAGATGTTTTGTGTCTCACTGAGTCTCACCTTCAAGGCTCCTTTGTTGCAGACAGTCTTCATTTGGATGGCTACACCATGTTCAAACGCAACAGACATGTGTCCTACACAAACTTTCCTCACATGGCCAGCAGAAGTGGTGGGGGAGTTGTTGTGTATTTGAGGAATCATTTTCAGGTTCAGGTAAAACAGTATCTGCATAATGTCACTGATCTTGAGTTTTTAGTGTTGAAGGTTCAGGCTCCATTCCCTGCACTCATTGCTGTTGTGTACAGACCTCCTGACTACAGTTTGACACCATTCATGCAAAACCTGGTAAGTCTTTTAGATTCACTTGAAATAATGGACTGTCACCCAATAATTGTGTGTGGAGATTTTAATGAGAACCAGTTGCAGAGTGGAAGAAAACAGATTCTGGAGCAGTTTCAGTCGAGAGGGTATTCACAGCTGATCACTTCTGGCACTACAGACAAGAACACCCTGCTTGacctcatttttatttctcagccACAGCTATGTCGTTATTCAGGTGTTCTGAGATCATATTACAGTTACCACAACCCTGTGTTTTGTGTCCTGTCCTTGAGCCAATCATGA